CCGTTCGACGGGCTGGAGCGGATGTCGGGCATCAGGAAGCCGGAAACCGAACCGCCATCCGTGCCGATGGTCAGCCCCAGCAGAGGCAGCTGGATGATGCCGAACAGCTCGATCCGCGCGTCCTTGAAGCGCACGCGCTTCTGTTCTTCGGAATAGACCACCTGCTTGGCGACGATGCGCCAGGTCGGCTTCTTGGGGCAACCGTCGTCATCGGTGACGTCGCAGCCCGTGTAGGCTGCCTGGTTGAGGATGACGTCGCCATTGGCGATTCGCTCGCCCTTGAGCGCGGCCATCCTGCCGCCTTCGCGCATGACGAGAAGCATGTTCTCCATCATGCCGGTCTTGAGCTGATCGGTCAGCTCGACCTGCTCGGTGTAGAGCTGGTTGCCGTCCTGATCGACGAGGCGCACGTTGCCGGTGGCCAGGATCTTGCCGCTTTTGCGGTCCCAGGTAACCTTGTCCGAGCGGACGGACTGGGCCTGGCCCTTTTCGTCGCGGCGGCGAAGCACCACATTGCCGGTGGCGGTGACCAGTTCGCTGTTCTGCTCGTACTGTACGTCATCCGCCTCGAAGGCGACGGGCTCCGCGTCGGCGGTGGCCGGCGGCGGTGCGGGGGGCTGGCCTTCCATCGGGCCGGTGTCGACCTGACGCGAAACGTCCTGGGCCAAAGCAGCGCCGGGTAAGGCAGCGTAAAAAACGGGTGCAGCAGCGATGCCTAAAGCCAGCGCGCGCAGGGAAAGAGGGCGCAAGCAGCGGATCTTGGTACGGATCGGGGCTTGCAGCGGGTTCTGCGCAGGCGGGAGCATGGGTTGCCTATCGCATCGCCTGTGCCTAACTGCAATCCAGTCATGCGGTGAAGCGCACAAGATCAGCGTTTCACCGGGGAAATCCAGGAGAATCCATGAAGATCCAGTTCCTTGGCGCGGCAATTGCCCCCAATGCCCGTCTCGTTGCGCGCTTCGTCAACCAGGACGCGCTGCCCGCCGACCTTGAGCCGGTGCTGGCCGAGGGTGCGAAGAGGGCAAGGTTTTCCGGCAAGGCGGGCCAGGTCTTCGAGGGATTCGCTGAGCGCGGTGGCAACGTCGTGCGCGCGGCACTGGCTGGCATCGGCGAGGCTTCGGGCAAGGATCGCAAGGGTGCGATCGAGCGTGCGGGCGCCAATGTTGTCGCCAAGTACCTGACAAGCGGCGAAACTGCGCTCACCCTGGACCTCACCGGCGCCGGCCTCACCGCTGAGGAAGCGGCCGGCGCGCTGCTGGGCGCGGTGCTGCGTTCATGGCGTCATGACGTCTACCGCACCAAGCTGGGCGCGGATGCCAAGCCCAGCCTCAGCGAAATTTCCGTCGTCGGCGCGCCGGAAGGCACCGAGGCCGCCTGGGAGATCGAGCAGGCCATCGGGCAGGGCGTGTCCTTCACCCGCGAACTCGTCACCGAACCCGCCAACATCATCTACCCCGAGAGTTTCGTGGAGCGCTGCAAGGCGCGCATGGCAGGCACCGGCCTCACCATCCGCGTCCTCGACGACAAGGACATGGCTGCGCTCGGCATGGGCTCGCTGCTCGGCGTGGCGCAGGGCTCGATTCGCCCCGCGCGCATCCTCGTCATGGAATGGCTGGGCGGCGTCGAGGGCGAGAAGCCCGTGGCTTTCGTCGGCAAGGGCGTGACCTTCGACACCGGCGGCATCTCGATCAAGCCGGCGGCCGGCATGGAAGACATGAAGTGGGACATGGGCGGGGCCGGTGCGGTTGCCGGCACCATGCTCGCGCTCGCGCTGCGGGGGGCCAAGGCCAACGTGATCGGCGTTTGCGGCCTCGTCGAGAACATGCCCGACGGCAATGCCCAGCGCCCGGGCGACGTCGTCACCTCGATGTCGGGCCAGACCATCGAAGTCATCAACACCGACGCCGAAGGCCGCCTCGTCCTGTGCGATGCGCTGACCTGGGTGCAGCGCGAATACAGCCCCGCGAAGGTGATCGACCTTGCCACGCTAACCGGTGCGATCATCCTCAGCCTCGCGCATGAATATGCCGGCCTGTTCTCTAACAACGACGCGCTCGCAGCCGAGCTGAACGCTGCCGGTGACGCTTCGGGCGACCGCCTGTGGCGGATGCCGATGGGTTCGGCCTACGACAAGATGATCGACAGCCCGATCGCCGACATCAAGAATGTCGGCCCGCGCTCTGGCGGCTCGATCACGGCGGCGCAGTTCCTGCTGCGCTTCATCGAGAACGACACCCCCTGGGCGCACCTCGACATCGCGGGCACCGTATGGACCGACAAGGCCGGGGCGACCTGGGACAAGGGCGCAACCGGCTTTGGCGTGCGCCTGCTGGACCGCTTTGTGCGCGATACACTGGAAGCGTGAGCGAAAAAGGGTCGCAGCTCGTGCGCGTGGACTTCTACCAGCTGAGCCGCGACCCCGCCGAGGCGGCCTTGCCGCTGATTGCGCGCAAGGTTCTTTCGGACGGCGCGCGCCTGCTCGTCGTCTCGGGCAATCAGGATCAGCGGATGCGGATTTCGCGCGCGCTGTGGTCGCTCTTGCCCGAGACGTTCCTCGCCAATGGCCATGCCGGGCAGGGAGACGAGGATCGTCAGCCGATCCTCGTCTCCGATACGCCCGAACCGTCCAATGGCGCGGCGTTCCTCGCCATCGCCGATGGCCAGTGGCGTGAGGGGCAGACGCCTTTCGCGCGCACGTTCTATATGTTCGACGACGAGAGCGTGCAGCAGGCCCGGCAGGTCTGGCGCGAACTGCGCGCCCGCGAAGGAGTGGAACACTTTTACTGGAAGCAGGAAGGCGGGCGCTGGGTTCAGGCGGGATAACTGCGGGGACTTCGACAAGCTCAGTCTGAGCGGATCGAGGAAACTGCTTTGAAATCAGACGCGGCCCTGGGTCTGGCTTACTCTGCTCAAATCCCGCTCAGGCTGAGCTTGTCGAAGCCCCCTCCAGCACGCGCTCCAGCGAAGCATGCACTGACCCGGTGACGCCATGCTTGCCGCTTTCGGCAAAGCCCGCTAGGGGCGCGCCCAACAATTCACACTTTCCCATTCGCAAGGAACAGTTCCATGTCGGTCACCCGCACTTTTTCGATCATCAAGCCCGACGCAACCCGCCGCAACCTGACCGGCGCCGTCACCAAGATGCTTGAGGAAGCCGGCCTGCGCGTCGTCGCTTCCAAGCGCATCCAGATGTCCAAGGAGCAGGCCGAGGGCTTCTACGCCGTTCACGCCGAGCGTCCCTTCTTTGGTGACCTCGTCTCGTTCATGATCTCGGGCCCGGTCGTGGTTCAGGTTCTCGAAGGTGAAGACGCCGTGAAGCGCAACCGCGACATCATGGGCGCCACCAACCCCGAGAACGCCGATGCCGGCACGATCCGCAAGGAACTGGCCGAATCGATCGAAGCAAACTCGGTCCACGGTTCGGATTCGGAAGAGAACGCAGCGATCGAGATCGCCTACTTCTTCAAGCCGGAAGAACTGGTGGGCTGATTGCCTAACTTTAATTGCGGAGGTTAACTCTTCGCAACAAAGATGAAGGTCGCCGGTTTCGGCGGCCTTTTTCTTTGGCTCGCCTCGCAAGCGCGCCTAGCGTCCGTGCCTATGAGAGAGGCTGCGGGCCTCGTTTGCGGGATGTGGAATTTCGATGACCAGAACGATTATTATTGCCGGATCTCTTTCGTTTCTGGGCGCGGTTCTTTTATCTCAGGCGGCCAGCACGGTGTCGTCCGGCGCTTCGGACCCGCGCGGCGCAATCGCTTCGCCTGATGCAATCAGCATAAACGCCGCAATCACCTCACACTGATGCCCGCCTGCGCCGCCGCCCGATATCGGGGCGGCGCTGCGTGCCATGTCATTTCGATTTGAACCACTGTGGACCGCTGCTGTACGATGCTTTCGCAAAAGGAGAGCGGCAATGCAGGACAAGGGCGAAACGGGCGAGAGCTGCCCTTTCGAATTCAACTTCGATGAGAAAACCTTCAAGATCGGCGACACCGTGAGCTTTCGCGTCAACGGCAGCCTCGAAGGTTTTCCTTTCGTCGGAACCCTGGTCGAAGTGCATGACGATCATGTCCTGATCGCTGGCGATCCGCAGGACCCGGCGAAGCATTATCGTGGCACCCGCGAAAGCAGGCCTCAGGTGGAATATACCGAAGTCTGAGCCGGTTGAGGCTCAGAATGCGTCGGCAGCGTCCAGCAGGATCGTCAGCTTTTTGGGCGCTACCGCGCGCCAGGACCGGCCAAGCCAATCGCGAATCGCGTCCCAATCGGTATCGCCCAGATCCAGACGGATGCCGATCCACTCGTTGCCGAAGTAAGTGGGGCGGTAATAGCGCGCTTCGTCCTGTTCGATCAGCATGGCCTGTTCATCCGGCCCGCTGATCTTGACCAGCAAGGCGACGCGGCCGTCTCCGTGATGGTCGGCGCTGACGTAAGCGAACTTCTTGCCCTTCACGATGCCGAAGCAGGCCATGCCATGGCTGACAGTCTCGTCCGCTTCGGGCATTTCCATCGCCCGCTCGCGCACGCGTTCGAGCAGCCATGCGGGGCTGGTTTCGCGCGTGACGAGGCTGGCAAGGCAGCGCGAATAGAGCTGGTGCTCGGCGATCAGCACGCGGGCAGCAAGGCTGTCCGCCGTGTCGCCGGGCAGGATCGCAACCGGGGTCTGGCCCAGCACAGGGCCGTCGTCCAGCTGCGCGGTGACGAGGTGGACGCTGACGCCGCCGTGGCTGTCGCCCGCCTCGATTGCCCGTTCGTGGGTGTGCAGGCCGGTGTACTTGGGCAGGAGCGAGGGGTGGATATTGACCATCCGGCCTTCCCACTTGCCCACGAATTCTGGCGTAAGAATGCGCATATAGCCGGCCAGCGCCACCCATGCGGCGCCGCTGGCGCGGATCGCGCCGTCCATCGCCGCGTCGTGCTCCGGGCGCTTCATGCCTTTGTGGCTGAGCGCGAAGGTTGCAACGCCTTCCGCTTCGGCCAGGCGCAGACCTTTGGCCTCGGGATCGTTGGCCGCGACAAGCACGATCTCGTAAGGGCAGTCGGCCGCGCGGCTGGCATAGAGCAGCGCGGCCATGTTGGTGCCGCTGCCCGAGATCAGGACGGCGACTTTAGCCCTGTCAGCCAAGGTGGACGGCTTCCCAAGGTTCTTGCGCGGACCAGGTCTCCACCGAACCGGTAACGGTGCAGCCCTTTTCGCCGGCCTCGATGGTGCCGATCGTGAAGACGGTTTCGCCCGCTGCCTCGAGATCGGCCGTGAGCGAGGCGACTTCGTCCGCTGCGACCGCCAGCACCATGCCGACGCCGCAGTTGAAGGTGCGCGCCATCTCGCCCGGCTCGATGTGGCCCTGCGCCTGCAGGAACGCCATCAGGCGCGGCTGGGGCCAGGCATCAGCGTCGATTCGCGCATGCAGGCCCTTGGGCAGCACGCGGGGAATGTTCTCCAGCAGACCGCCGCCGGTGATGTGGGCCAGGGCATGGATGCGCGCCGGCTTTCCGTCCTTTGGGCGAACGAAGGGCAGCAGGCTTTTCACATAGATGCGCGTAGGCGCCATCAGCGCGTCGATCAGCAGCACTTCAGGGTCGAACAGGGCAGGGCGGTTCAGCTTCCAGCCCTTGTCCTCCGCAAGGCGGCGCACCAGCGAATAGCCGTTCGAGTGCACGCCCGAGGAGGCGAGGCCCAGCAGCACGTCGCCTGCCGCGACCTTGTCGCCGGTCAGCTGTTCGCCGCGCTCCACCGCGCCGACGCAGAAGCCGGCGAGGTCGTAGTCGCCGGCAGCATACATGCCCGGCATTTCAGCGGTTTCGCCGCCGATCAGGGCGCAGCCTGAAATCTTGCAGCCATCGGCGATGCTGGCGACGACTCGCTCAGCGACGCCGTTCTCCAGCTTGCCGGTGGCGAAATAGTCGAGGAAGAATAGCGGCTCCGCGCCTTGCACGATCAGGTCGTTGACGCACATGGCGACAAGGTCGATGCCGATCTGGTCGTGGCGGTCATGGTCGATGGCCAGCTTGACCTTGGTGCCGACGCCGTCGTTGGCGGCGACCAGCAGCGGGTCTTTGTAACCGGCTGCGCGCGGATCGAAGAAGCCGCCGAAGCCGCCAAGCTCCGCGTCTGCCCCGGGCCGGGCGGTGGATTTCGCGAGCGGGGCGATGGCCTTGACCAGCGCATTTCCGGCCGCGATCGAGACGCCGGCCTGCTCGTAGCTGTAGCTCTTCTGAGAGTTATCGTCGGACATTGGGCGCGCCTAGCGCTTTGTGACTTGGATTTCCATCGCCGTTTGGGCAAAAGGCCCACGGTTTCGACAGATGGCGTACACGATCTCCCAAAAAACCCTGCGGTCTGCCCGCATTAGTCCAATGGGGCGCAAGGCGCTGATCATCGGCGGCGTAGCTGCGCTTGCGCTCTGCGTCGTTGGCGGCGTGCGACTCGCCGCCCAGATCGAGGGCGATCGCGGCATCGCCCCGCTCGCCAATTCCGAGGATATCCAGGTCAACGGCATCCAGGTCGATGTTACCGGCAAGACCGGGGCGGAAGCACGGCTTGCCGGCTGGAAGCAGGCGGAAAAGGAAGCCTGGAAGAAGCTGGGCGGCCCGGACATGCCAACCGAATCGATCGATGCGATGGTCTCCTCGGTGGTCATCGGCCACGAGCAGGTCGGCCCGCGCCGGTACATGGCGACGCTGGGCGTAATTTTCGACAAGGCCAAGGCAGGGCAATACGTAGGCAGCGGTGCGGGCACCGGCCCGCGCTCGCCGCCGCTGCTGCTGCTGCCGGTCCTGCAATCGGGCGGCGTGCGTCAGGTCTTCGAGGTTCGCGGTCCCTGGCAGAAGGCCTGGGCGGAATTTCAGGCAGCGGCCAGCCCAGTCGACTATGTGCGTCCGGCCGGTTCAGGCGGCGAATCGCTTATTCTCACCGCTGGCCAGCAGGGCCGCCGCAGCCGCCTGTGGTGGCGCACGGTGCTGGGGCAGTTCGAAGCCTCCGACGTGGTCAGCCCCGTTGCGCGGCTGGAACGCCAGTGGCCAGGCGGTCCGATCAACGGCACGTTCACGGCCCGCTACGGCCCCGACAACAAGTTCCTCGGCAGTTTCACGATGACGGCGGCAAGCGAGCAGGATCTGCCGCGCATGCTCGACCAGGCGGTGACGCGGGTCGACGGGCTTTACCGCGATGCGCTTTCGCAAGGCGTGCTGCAGCCCGATCCGACGATCAATGCTGGCGGCGTCGCGCTCGACCGCGCTTTCGAGGAACTGCGCCAGAAGCTCATGCCCAAGGGCGACGATCTGCCGGCGGTGGTCATTCCCCAGCCTACCCCCACCATTCGCGCCGAGGATGTCAGCGGCGCTCCGGTTGAGACCGTCACGGTCCAGTTCGCCACGCCCGATGCGGCAGCGGTGGATGCGGCGCTGGCTGCGGTTCGCGGTGTGCCCGGTGTTCAGGGCGCTGCGACAGTCAGCCTTGCGATCGGCGGCACTTCGGTCATGCGCGTCACAGCTGCGGGCGGCTCCGAACGCATCGCTTCGGCCTTGCGCGCGCAGGGCTGGAAGGTGTCGAGCGGGGGCGGCGCACTCAGGATCAGCCGCTAAGGCTGCACCCGGTAATGAGGCAGATCGCCCTTCCGCTGTCCGCTGCGAGCGACAGCCCGCCGCGCATTGTCGTGGCTGCCGCCAATTCCGGCGTGGTCGACGCGCTGCTGGAACCCGGCAGCTGGCCATTCCGAACCGCAATTCTGTCCGGCCCAGCGCGTTCCGGCAAGTCGCTGTTGGCACGCTGGTTTGCCGAATCGGGCGCGGGCGATGCCATCGACGATGCCCATCTCATGGAAGAGGATGCGCTGTTCCACCGCTGGAACCGTGCGCAGGAAAGCCGCCGCCCACTGCTGATCGTCGCCCAAAACCGCTTCGCGCCCGGAACGGGTGACGGTGAAGGTGCTGGAGAGGAGGCGCGCTGGCGGGTGACCTTGCCCGACTTGTCCTCGCGGCTGGGTGCAGCGCTCGATCTGGAGATCGGCGAGCCGGACGATGCCATGCTGGCCGGGCTCATCGAAATCCACGCCGAGATGCGCGGGCTCATCCTCGATGAAACGGCGATTCAGTATCTTGCAGGACGGTGCGAGCGTAGCCATCTGGGCGTCGAACGTCTGGTCGCCGCCATCGACCGGCTCAGTCTTGAGCGTAAGGTCGCGCCTACCATGACGATCTGGCGCGACGCCCTGATTGAGACTAAAGGCGGCGACACCAGGGAGCCGTGAGGGCGCATCTGTTGCAGGGTAGTTGCAAACCGAACCGATTGATGGGAGATTCGGGTAATGCTGGGTGATATTGTCCGCTACCTGGATTCCGTTGTCGCACGTGATCCTGCGCCGCGTTCGCGGTGGGAAGTCCTGCTGTATCCGGGAGCGTGGGCCGTGTTCTGGCACCGGATCGCCCATGCGCTGTTCCAGGCCGACCTTTTCTTTCTGGCGCGCGTGGTGAACCACCTCTCGCGCTTCATGACCGCCATCGACATCCATCCGGGCGCGACCATCGGCAAGAATTTCTTTATCGACCACGGTTTCACCGTCATCGGCGAAACCGCGATCATTGGTGACAACGTGACGATCTACCAGTGCGTGACACTGGGCGGTTCGAACCCCACCAACGGCGTGGGCGGCAAACGCCATCCGACTTTGCTCGACAACGTGATCGTGGGGTCGGGCGCACAGATCATCGGCCCGGTCACGATCGGCAGGCGCGCGCGCATCGGCGCCAGTGCCGTGGTTACCGAGGACGTGCCCGAAGGCGCGACGATGATCGGCGTCAAGGCCCGCTCCACCCTGGTCAAGGCAGAGACCTACGCCAAGGAATTCATGCCCTACGGCACGCCCTGCAAGGAACCTTGCGAGCCGGTAGGCAACCAGCGCGTCGACGAACTCGAAGAACAGGTCGCCCTGCTGCGCTCGCAAGTGGAATCGCTTCTGGCAGCGCGTGAGCATGAGACCCGCAAGGTCGAACGGGCAGGCGAATCGGTGCTCAAGGGTCTTTGAACCGCATGGCGGCAGGCCCTCAGGGCGGCGGCTCCGTTACCGGCAGCGTCGTTCCCTTTCCCGGTGGCGGCGCGCTTCAGGTCGGTTTCGACCGGCTCGAACTCCAGCGCATTCTCGATCTTTACGGCCGCATGGTCGCTGCCGGAATGTGGCGCGACTATGCGATGGACTTCGCGCGCGATGCCGCCAGCTTCTGCGCGTTTCGCCGCGCTGCCGAGCGTCCGCAGGCCCGGATCGAGAAACGCCCGGCGCTTCGCGGCAAGCAGGGCATGTGGACGCTGTTCGGCGAAGTAGGCCAGGTGCTTAAACGCGGGCACGACTTGTCCAATATCCTCAGCCCGCTGGAGCGCAAATTGCTCAAGATCGTCGAGGACTGAGTACGCCGGCCATGGCGATTGCTGCCGA
The DNA window shown above is from Novosphingobium sp. P6W and carries:
- a CDS encoding leucyl aminopeptidase, which codes for MKIQFLGAAIAPNARLVARFVNQDALPADLEPVLAEGAKRARFSGKAGQVFEGFAERGGNVVRAALAGIGEASGKDRKGAIERAGANVVAKYLTSGETALTLDLTGAGLTAEEAAGALLGAVLRSWRHDVYRTKLGADAKPSLSEISVVGAPEGTEAAWEIEQAIGQGVSFTRELVTEPANIIYPESFVERCKARMAGTGLTIRVLDDKDMAALGMGSLLGVAQGSIRPARILVMEWLGGVEGEKPVAFVGKGVTFDTGGISIKPAAGMEDMKWDMGGAGAVAGTMLALALRGAKANVIGVCGLVENMPDGNAQRPGDVVTSMSGQTIEVINTDAEGRLVLCDALTWVQREYSPAKVIDLATLTGAIILSLAHEYAGLFSNNDALAAELNAAGDASGDRLWRMPMGSAYDKMIDSPIADIKNVGPRSGGSITAAQFLLRFIENDTPWAHLDIAGTVWTDKAGATWDKGATGFGVRLLDRFVRDTLEA
- the epsC gene encoding serine O-acetyltransferase EpsC — protein: MLGDIVRYLDSVVARDPAPRSRWEVLLYPGAWAVFWHRIAHALFQADLFFLARVVNHLSRFMTAIDIHPGATIGKNFFIDHGFTVIGETAIIGDNVTIYQCVTLGGSNPTNGVGGKRHPTLLDNVIVGSGAQIIGPVTIGRRARIGASAVVTEDVPEGATMIGVKARSTLVKAETYAKEFMPYGTPCKEPCEPVGNQRVDELEEQVALLRSQVESLLAAREHETRKVERAGESVLKGL
- a CDS encoding DNA polymerase III subunit chi, with amino-acid sequence MRVDFYQLSRDPAEAALPLIARKVLSDGARLLVVSGNQDQRMRISRALWSLLPETFLANGHAGQGDEDRQPILVSDTPEPSNGAAFLAIADGQWREGQTPFARTFYMFDDESVQQARQVWRELRAREGVEHFYWKQEGGRWVQAG
- the ndk gene encoding nucleoside-diphosphate kinase; protein product: MSVTRTFSIIKPDATRRNLTGAVTKMLEEAGLRVVASKRIQMSKEQAEGFYAVHAERPFFGDLVSFMISGPVVVQVLEGEDAVKRNRDIMGATNPENADAGTIRKELAESIEANSVHGSDSEENAAIEIAYFFKPEELVG
- the purM gene encoding phosphoribosylformylglycinamidine cyclo-ligase, with the protein product MSDDNSQKSYSYEQAGVSIAAGNALVKAIAPLAKSTARPGADAELGGFGGFFDPRAAGYKDPLLVAANDGVGTKVKLAIDHDRHDQIGIDLVAMCVNDLIVQGAEPLFFLDYFATGKLENGVAERVVASIADGCKISGCALIGGETAEMPGMYAAGDYDLAGFCVGAVERGEQLTGDKVAAGDVLLGLASSGVHSNGYSLVRRLAEDKGWKLNRPALFDPEVLLIDALMAPTRIYVKSLLPFVRPKDGKPARIHALAHITGGGLLENIPRVLPKGLHARIDADAWPQPRLMAFLQAQGHIEPGEMARTFNCGVGMVLAVAADEVASLTADLEAAGETVFTIGTIEAGEKGCTVTGSVETWSAQEPWEAVHLG
- a CDS encoding DUF2794 domain-containing protein; protein product: MAAGPQGGGSVTGSVVPFPGGGALQVGFDRLELQRILDLYGRMVAAGMWRDYAMDFARDAASFCAFRRAAERPQARIEKRPALRGKQGMWTLFGEVGQVLKRGHDLSNILSPLERKLLKIVED
- a CDS encoding ATPase, producing MRQIALPLSAASDSPPRIVVAAANSGVVDALLEPGSWPFRTAILSGPARSGKSLLARWFAESGAGDAIDDAHLMEEDALFHRWNRAQESRRPLLIVAQNRFAPGTGDGEGAGEEARWRVTLPDLSSRLGAALDLEIGEPDDAMLAGLIEIHAEMRGLILDETAIQYLAGRCERSHLGVERLVAAIDRLSLERKVAPTMTIWRDALIETKGGDTREP
- the purN gene encoding phosphoribosylglycinamide formyltransferase, with the translated sequence MADRAKVAVLISGSGTNMAALLYASRAADCPYEIVLVAANDPEAKGLRLAEAEGVATFALSHKGMKRPEHDAAMDGAIRASGAAWVALAGYMRILTPEFVGKWEGRMVNIHPSLLPKYTGLHTHERAIEAGDSHGGVSVHLVTAQLDDGPVLGQTPVAILPGDTADSLAARVLIAEHQLYSRCLASLVTRETSPAWLLERVRERAMEMPEADETVSHGMACFGIVKGKKFAYVSADHHGDGRVALLVKISGPDEQAMLIEQDEARYYRPTYFGNEWIGIRLDLGDTDWDAIRDWLGRSWRAVAPKKLTILLDAADAF